The DNA window CTGAGCGAGAACGAACGCCGGTAGCTGATAGGTGTGGTGCGGTCTTCGGTTCCTGAGGCGGAAAGGGGTAACTGGGACTTCACCCGGGAGTAGGGATGAGGGAGACAGGGAGAAGGAAGCACGACAAAATGCTACGAGTGTCCATGCGCCTCGATCGTCAGGCGTTGTCGCTGCTGGCCGAGGAACGAGAGCCGTCCTGGTCGAAGAGGTCAGCACTGGAGGTGGACGAGCGATCGAAGTGGTCGTAGGCACGCTGCAGGGCGACGCGCCCACGGGGCGTCCGCTCCATGAAGCCCTCCTGGATCAGATACGGCTCGTAGACCTCCTCCAGGGTGCCCGATTCTTCACCGACGGACACGGCCAAGTTTTTGAGCCCGGTCGGTCCCCCGTCGAAGTTATCAATCAGCGTGAGGAGGATGCGGGTATCCATGTCGTCGAGGCCGGCCTCGTCCACGTCAAGGGCGTTGAGGGCCCGGTCGGCAATTTCCTTCGTGATCTCACCGTCGCCTTCGACCTCAGCAAAGTCACGTGTGCGGCGGAGGAGGCGATTGGCCACGCGGGGCGTGCCGCGGCTCCGGCGCGCGATTTCGAAGGCCCCTTCGTCGGTCGTGCCGACGTCCAGAATTCGGGCCGAGCGTTGCGTGATGGCCTGCAGCACCTCGGCCGAGTAGTAGTCGTACCGAAAGTCGATGCCGAAGCGGGCGCGGAGGGGAGCGGTAAGCAGACCCTTGCGGGTCGTGGCGCCCACGAGGGTAAAGGGGGGAAGGTCGATTTGCACCGTGCGGGCGTTCGGGCCCTGGTCGATTACGATGTCGATGCGGTAGTCTTCCATCGCCGAGTAGAGGTACTCCTCCACGACCGGGCTGAGGCGGTGGATCTCGTCGATGAAGAGCAGGTCGCCCTCCTCCAGGTTTGTGAGTACCCCCGCGATGTCGGCCGGCTTTTCGAGGACGGGACCGCTGGAGGTCCGGATGCGGGCGCTCATTTCGTTGGCGATGATGTGCGCTAGGGTCGTCTTCCCTAACCCCGGGGGCCCTGAGAGGAGTACGTGGTCGAGCGTTTCGCCGCGTTGGAGGGCCGCCGTCATGAAGACGTTCAGGTTTTCCTTGATCTTTTCCTGCCCGATAAACTCATCGAGCGATTGCGGCCGCAGCAGCTTTTCGACGTCGGTTTCGGAGCGGGCGGCCTCGGGATTCAGGGCGTCGGAGCGGGCGTCACTCATGGGCGAGTGGACGGAAGGGCGGGTGCGGAAAGAGGCGAGAGTGAATCTGTAGATTCAAGCAGGTACCGGGGGCAGGGTTTCATGTGTACGATTTGTGTGATCGAACGGTGGGGAATGGGATCTGGGCGCGAGGCGGGTCGGGTCCTGCATTTCAAAAACTTTCGATTGGAAAAAGCGTAGACATCACCGAGTTGCGGAATGAATTTTGCCCACTTATTTCGGTTTCTCCATTCTCATCCGTTCCTTGCATCATCCGATCGCCGCATTCTGCGGAGCGTCGGATGTTGTGCCGTCCGTTCTGACGTACCAATCCCACGGCCGATTCTATGCTTGAGCTCAAACAGGAACAGGAACTCCAGCAGAAGCTTTCCCCGCAGCAGATTCAGTACATCAAACTGCTGCAGCTCAATACGCTGGATCTTGACCAGCGCATCAAGGAGGAGCTGGAAGAGAATCCCCTGTTGGAAGAGGGGCTTGATGAGGAAGAGCAACGGGAGGAGGAAGAGCTCGACGCGACCGCCGAGGAGATGGAAAACGAGCTCGACACGGAGGAAGAGGAGGAATTCGACGTGGAAGACCTCCTCAACAATACCGACGACATGTACGGGTACAACAGTCCCGGCTACGACGCGGATGAGGAAGACCGTGATCGGCCCATGCCGGCCGACCAAACACTGGCCGAGCAGTTGCAGGATCAGATCTCGTTTCTGAACCTGGACGAGACGGACGAAATTATTGCCGATCAGATCATCGGCTCGATTGATGAAGACGGGTACTTGCGGCGTGAACTGGAGTCGATTATCGACGATATACTCTTTAATCAGGGCGTAGAGGTGACGGAGGCGGAGGTCGAAGAGGTGCTCACGCAGGTGCAGTCGCTCGACCCGGCGGGCATCGCCGCGCGCGATCTGCAGGAATGCCTTCTGCTCCAACTTTACCGCATGTCGGAAGACGTCGATGGGCGTCAGACAGCCATCGAAATGCTGGAGGACCACTATGAGGCCTTCACGATGAAGCACTTCGATAAGTTGAAGAAGCGCCTCGACGTGAACGACAAGGAGCTGAAGGCGGCGTTCGATCTCATCCGTCAGCGTCTCGATCCGAAACCGGGCGAGGGGGAGTTTTCAGAGGAGACCAACTACATCACGCCCGACTTTACGGTGCGGTACGTCGACGGGGAGTTCGTCATTACCCTGAATGGCCGCAACGCGCCGGATCTACACATCTCGCGTCACTATCGCAAGATGCTGGAGAAACTTAAGGCGCAGAAGAAGTCCGACGAGGACGGTGACATCGACGAGGAGACTCGTCAGTTCCTCAAGTCGAAATTCGACTCTGCCCGCTGGTTCATCAATTCTATCAATCAGCGCCGGCATACCATGTCGCTGGTGATGGATGCGATCGTGCAGCTACAGAAGGATTTCTTTCGGTACGGCGAGGGACACCTGAAGCCGATGATTCTGAAGGATATAGCCGAGATCATCGACATGGACATTTCCACCGTGAGCCGCGTGGTGAACGGGAAGTACGTGCAGACGGAATGGGGAGTTTATGAGCTTAAGTACTTCTTCTCGGAAGGGCTGGAGACGGTGGATGGGGAGGAGGTTTCAAACAAAGAGGTGAAGGCCGAATTGCAGCGGATCGTGGACGACGAGGATAAGACCGATCCGATGTCCGATCAGGAGTTGGCCGATGCGCTGGAGGAGCAGGGCTTTAAGATTGCGCGTAGAACGGTATCAAAGTACCGGAAGCATCTTGGCATTCCGGTGGCCCGGCTCCGCAAGGAAATTGTTATTGAGGAGGGAGAAGACGAGGCAGGAAGAGATGCGTGATTGTGTGATGCGTGAACATGCTTTTCTATTCATCACGCTTCACTTAATCATGTCGTGGTTCTCCAAATGAGGCCGGAACGGGAAGAGCGATTTCTCTAGGTTCCGGGGCTCGCTCCGAGCAATCAGGGACGCAGGTAGGAAATCGACAGCGTGAGTCCCCCGAAGGGTACAAATTCGCTGTTCTGCACGAGGTCGTTCAGGGAGGTGCCCACGAGGAGACCCGGCTGAACCCAGTTCCAGTTCCCCATGACCGAAAGGACGGCGTGGTGTTGCGTCGTGGCCGGCGTGGTGAGAAGGGCGCGACCGGTGAGGGTGAGCCCGGTGATGAACCGGTCGGTTTCACGCCATAATTGAGCGTCGTAGTGGGCGCGCCAATCCCGTGGGATGGAGGGCGTGGTGTAGGACGCATAGCCGAGGCCTGCACGGAAGCGTGCCGTCGAAAATCGTCCGATCTCCGTTCGCCAGTTGAGTAAACCGGTAATCGATACCTCATCGGATCCGAAGGCCGGGACGCGACCCATGTCGGCAGTGCCCCCGATGAGAGAAGCATTGTTGGCTGGAGCAGTAGGCACTCGGACGCCGATCTCGAAGAGGAAGGGAATCCTGGTACTGCTAAGTCCAAGACCGACGAACGGATTGCCGATCGCGGTGGAGGAGTTCACGCCGCTCGTATTGGAAGCGTAGCGGGCAAATGGAAGCTCGGTGGCCAGCTCCACGTTGTCGCTGAGGGAAACGGTCCAGGTGAAAAACGAGGCGCCGGACAGGGGAGCGACATCGTCGTCTGCATCCGGCACGATCGCTTCAAGGGCGATCTGGTTCGGCTGGTAGGGGCGCGACCAGAGCGTTTGTGCGCTGGCGGGCGCGACACAAAGACAGAGAAGGGCAACGGCGAGACAGGTGCGCATGAGGGAAAGAAGGGAGGGTCCGCTGAAAAAGCGCAGAGCGTCTTCAATGGGGGTGGGAAAAGGAAGTTCAGTTTCCGGGAGGAAAACAGAGTAAGATTCGAGAGGTCAGTGTGCCGGCCACCCCGGACGATCGAAACACCTGACTCGGGTAGGGGTAGGGGGTATACCCTTCTAAGTTCGACAAATTCCCCTAATGCTTGACATGAGTACACAGACCCTTACCATCGACGGTATGCACTGTGAGCACTGCGTCGAGGCTGTTCGGGAGGCCCTGGAATCGGTACGAGGCGTATCGGTGGAGCACGTGGAGGTTGGGCGTGCCGACGTGGCCTACGATCCCTCCGCAGTGTCTGAGGACCAGTTGGCGACGGTGTTAGACGATGTCGGATACGAGCTTTCTTCTGCATAATTTTTTTCCATCGATCCCTGAGAACCGATGCCGATCAGCGACGCTGACCAAGACACCCTGCAGTCTCGCCTCCGCCGCATTGAAGGACAGGTGCGTGGTCTCCAGCGAATGGTGGAGGAGGACCGCTACTGCGGCGACATCCTCGACCAGATTCATTCGGTGCAGCAGGCCCTGAAGTCGGTGGGCCGGGAGATTGCTCGCAATCACCTGGAGACGTGCGTGACCGATGCGATCCGCTCTGGGGACGAAGAGGCAGCCCAAGAGAGCTACGACGAGATCATGGGACTGCTGAAGAAGGAGTTGTAACATAGAGGGGGAAAGGTTGACAAGTTGAAGGTTTCGAGGGGAGTGCTTCTGCTGTCGTATTTTGTCACGAAATCAAATCGCAATGAGTGAGTCGACGACACAGCGTGAGCCGGTTCCACAAAATGAATCTGTGCAGGGCAATGGCGCACCGGCGGGGCAGGATACGTGCTCGGTGCCGCCGTCCGAGACCAACGGAAAGACCTCTGCTCCGGCGGCTGAAGGGCGTCGTCTGACGCTGCCGGTGGAGGGCATGTCGTGTGCTTCCTGCGCGCAGAGAGTCGAAGGCGCGCTGGCCAACGTGGATGGGGTCACGGGCGCGTCCGTCAATTTTGCCACCGAGCGGGCAGAGGTGTCCGTTGATGATTCTGAGGCTTGCGTCCGGGAGCTTGTCGAGGCCATTGAGGACAGCGGCTACGACGTGCGCACAGCCGAGACGACCTTCACGGTGCAGGGGATGAGTTGTGCGTCGTGTGTCTCCCGTGTTGAGGACGCGATTGCGGCCCTGGACGGCGTACTGGAGACGAACGTGAATCTCGCCACCGACCGCGCCACGGTGCGCTACGTGCCCGGGACGGTGGCACCAGCCGATGTGACGACGGCGATTCGTGACGCCGGGTACGACGTGGTGGACACGGACGGGGGCGGCGACCGGTCGGACGTGGAGAAGCAGGCCCGCGAGGAGGAAAAGCAGTCGATGAAACGGCGCTTTTTCTGGGCGCTGGCCTTCGCTATCCCCGTTTTCGTGCTGGAGATGGGGTTCATGCACGTTCCGACCATGAAGGCCTGGATCACCGAGCAGGTGTCCACGCAAACGCTTTACTACGTGCTCTTTGCGCTTACGTCCGTCGTGCAGTTTGGGCCGGGGCTCTACTTCTACAAGCACGGCTGGCCGGCGCTTCGGAATTGGAGTCCGGACATGAACACGCTCGTGATGATCGGGACCTCGGCGGCGTACGGCTACTCGGTTGTCGCCACGTTCCTTCCGAGCGTACTGCCGGAAGGCACGGTGCACGTCTACTACGAGGCCGCCGCGACGATTGTAACGCTCATCCTGGCGGGCAACTATATGGAGGCCCTCGCGAAAGGCCGCGCGAGCGACGCCATCCGCGCCCTGCTGAATCTGCAGGCCACGACCGCTCGGGTCGTGCGCGACGGCAGCGAGGAGGAGATTGACGTGCGCGACGTGGTGCCGGGCGACGTGATCCGCGTGCGGCCCGGCGAGAAGGTGCCGGTCGACGGCGAGGTGATCGGCGGCTCCTCGTACGTCGACGAATCGATGGTGACCGGCGAGCCCGATCCGGTGAGCAAGGGGGAGGGCGACGAGGTGGTGGGCGGCACGATCAACAAGACCGGCAGCTTCACCTTCCGCGCCACCCGCGTGGGGGAGGAGACGGTCCTCTCCCAGATTGTGGAGATGGTGGAGGAGGCTCAGGGCTCTGCTCCCCCCATTCAGTCGCTGGCCGATCGTGTGGTCAAGGTGTTCGTGCCTTTCGTTCTCGCGACGGCGGCCATCACGTTCGCCATCTGGATGGCGTTTGGCCCGGACCCGGTGCTCACGTACGCACTGGTGACGGCCGTGTCGGTCCTCATCATTGCCTGCCCGTGCGCGATGGGCATCGCCACGCCGATCTCGGTGATGGTGGGCACGGGCCGCGCCGCCGAACTGGGCGTGTACGTGCGGGAGGGCGAGGCCCTGCAGGCGCTCCACACCGCCGACATTGTCGCGCTCGACAAGACGGGCACCCTTACGAAGGGGCAGCCCGAAGTCACGGATTTCCGTCCGCACAATGGCTTTGACGAAGAGGACCTGCTGCGCTGGGTCGCGAGTGTCGAGACGCAGTCCGAGCACCCGATCGGCGAGGCGATCGTGGCACGGGCACAGGAGCGGGAGCTGGACCTGCCGGACGCCACGGACTTCGACGCCATCCCGGGGCACGGTGTACAGGCGACCGTCGAGGGACGGACGATCGCCGTTGGGGCGGCACGCCTCATGGATCGGCTGGACGTGTCGCTGGACGGGCAGGAGGCCGTCGCGGACGAACTGGCCAATGCCGCCAAGACGCCGCTCTACGTGGCGGTAGATGGACAGCTGGCCGCTATCGTCGCTGTGGCGGATCCGATCAAGGACTCGACGCCCGCTGCGCTCGACGCCCTGCACGAGCTCGGCATCGAGGTAGCCATGATTACCGGCGACGACGAGCGAACCGCGCAGGCCATCGCCCGCGAGCTTGGCATCGACCGCGTGCAGGCCGAGGTGCTGCCCGAGGACAAGGCGGAGGCCATCAAGTCGTTCCAGGCGGACGGGCAGACGGTCGCGTTCGTCGGGGACGGCATCAACGACGCGCCGGCCCTCGCCACGGCCGACGTGGGCATTGCCATCGGTACCGGCACGGACGTGGCCATCGAAAGCGGCGACATCGTGCTGATGTCCGGCGACCTGCGCGGCGTGCCGAACGCGGTGCATCTGTCGCAGCACACGCTCCGCAACATTAAGCAGAATCTGTTCTGGGCGTTCGCCTACAACGTCGTTCTGATTCCAGTGGCGGCCGGTGTGCTGTATCCGTCCTTTGGCCTGTTGCTCTCGCCTGCCCTGGCGGCCCTCGCAATGGTCTTTTCGGACCTGTTCGTGATTGGCAATGCGTTGCGCCTGCGGCGTCTGGAGGTGGCCGTCGGAACGGAGACGACCGCTGCTTCCGCGGCGGCATAACCCGTCAGGCAGGGGGAGTACTGCCCGTCGTGTTGCTGCAGTAGACCGCGACAATGGCATGATCAACCCAGATCGGCCAGAGGGATACGTGTCGTTTGACCGGGTGCACGACACCCTTCCCGAACCGACGCCCGTTGAGGTTTCCGGGGACGTGACGCTGAACATCCTCCACGTCTCGGGGCCTGCCCCCGCCCTCGTGTTTGTCCATGGCGGGCTCGGCTCGCTCTGGAACCCCTATCCGCAGCTACATGCATTTCGAGGGGAGCAGGAGCTTCTGACGTACGCCCTGGCGGGAAACGGCGAGTCCTCGTACCGCCCCGCCCAGTCGATCGAAGGGCACGTGGCCGACTTGAAGCATCTGCTTGATGTGGTAGGCGTTGATCGTCCCATTCTCCATGGGCACAGTTATGGCACGGCAATAGCGATCGAATACGCGAAGCGGCATCCGGTACGGGGACTCGTGCTACACGCCGGGGGCGACCACGACCTGACGCCTGCGTGGGAAAAGCCACTGCTGCGACTCTTTTTGGCCCTTCGACTCTACCGGCTGCTCGGCCGCAACGCACTCATGGACGTCCTTGCGCGCTGGGTTGCCTGTCACGACGATACGCCCCAGGCCGTAATCAACGACATTCTGCAGTCGAACCCGATGCCCCGTCGCCGATCGGCGTGGCGCACCGTGACCGAGGCGTTTTGGGGCTACGACGGGCGCGACGATCTCGACTGCATCGAGGCCCCGACCCTCGTGCTACACGGCCCGGCTGACCGGATCGTCCCAATCGATGTTGCCCGAGAGACGGCCCGGCGCCTTCCGGAGGCGGTCTTTTGCCGGATCCAGCGCACGGGCCACGTCGCCATGATGGAGCGACCGATCGTCTACAACCGATTGCTCCGTGCCCTCGTCCGGGCCGTTCAGACGAGTCGGGACTTGGACGCCGTTCTGCAGGGGATTGAGGAGGTTCAGCGACGCGATCGGGGGTGGTACGTTGCTGAGTAGTAGATCCGTTTTGTCTCTCAGAGTGTGAAAATTTGGAAACGCAACGAAACGCTGTACCATGGTACAGCCCGTGTGAGGGAGTGCATCCATTTTCCCTCCAAACCGTCCCTAGAGCAATGGCTGATACTCGAACCGTCGAGGTCTTCACTGCCGGCTGTCCTCTCTGCTCCGACATCGTGAGTCTGGTGCAGGACCTCGCGTGCGACTCCTGTGACGTACACACTGTGAACCTTCAAGAAGACGACGGCCACCGACGCGCCCGGGAGGTAGGCGTCGAAACCGTCCCCGCCGTGGCCGTCAATGGCACGCTTGCGGATTGTTGTCGGGGGGGCGGCGTCAACGAAGACGACCTGCGCGCTGCCGGTGTGGGGAAACCTCTCTAATCGTTTCTTTCAAACGGTTCTGTTTTTATGGATGGCATGACCCGCGGGGAGGTGGCCGAAAAGGCCGGCGTGAATCCCGAAACGCTCCGCTACTATGAGCGAAAAGAGCTCATTCCCAAACCACCCCGTTCAGATGGCGGCTTTCGCCTGTATGGCGACAGCTACGTCGATCGACTCCGTTTCATTCAGCGGGCAAAAGACCTCGGCTTCACGCTTGCGGAGATCAAAGATCTTCTGGAGTTGCGCGTCGACGACGAGGCGACGTGTCGCGACGTGAAGGTCCAGACCGAGGAAAAGATCGACGAGGTCGAAGAGAAAATCCGAGCCCTAGAACGCATCCGGAAGGCCCTCACACAACTAGCCGCGGATTGTGAAGCCAGTCAAGGGCCGACCAGCGAGTGTCCGATCCTCGATGCCATGGCAAATGAGAATGCACTGAACCTGAACGCTTCCAACTCGACGTGAATATGCAGGAGTCCTCGAACGCCGATACGAATTGGAGCCTCGGGACAGCGATCGGGGCGGCCCTCGGCGCCTCGGCCTGTTGCACGATTCCACTTGCCCTGGTGAGCTTTGGCGTTGGCGGGGCGTGGATCGGCAGCCTCACCGCTCTCGCGCCGTACCGCTGGCTGTTCGTCGGTCTTGCCCTCAGTGCTCTTGGCTATGCCGGGTACAACGAGTGGAAGATGAGCCGACGGACGGACTGCAACTGTGACACCGTTGTTTCCTCGACGACGCGCCGGACACTGTTGGGAACGGGCTCCCTGGCGGTGGTCCTTCTCATCGTGAGTCCCTGGGTGTTCGGGGGGGTGTCTCCTGCTCCATCTCACCAGATTCCCACGACTGGGGCCGGATCGACGGCAGCCTCCGAGTCGAGCACTCCAGCCTCGTTCCGGCAGGTCGTTCTAGAGGTAGAGGGCATGACCTGCAAGACCTGTCCCGTCACCGTGCGAAGGGCGCTCAGCGACGTTCAGGGCGTCTACAGCGCGAAGGCGACGTTTGAGCCCCCGCAGGCTGTCGTCCGCTTCGATCCGGAGACGACCTCGGTCGAGACGTTGACCCAGGCGACCAAAAATGCCGGCTTCCCGTCCCGCCCCAAGTCCAACTCCTAGCCGTGCGGACGATCCAGACGATTTCCACCATCACCTGTCCGGAGTGTGGAGCCGAAGCGGAGGCAGACATGCCCACGGACAGTTGTCAATTCTTCTGGACGTGCGACGAGTGTGACACGACGCTCCGGCCCCAGCCGGGCGACTGCTGTGTCTTTTGCTCCTATGGGAGCGTCCCGTGTCCACCAGTGCAACGAGATGAAGGATGCGGGAGAACGTAGAGAAATCAAGACTGTCTATAGAGGGAAACGTGGGGTACCCCCTAGGGGTATGGGGTATGCGAGATGAGAAAGACGACTTCTTTCCTCCTCAGCATCCTCTAAAAATCCCACTCCCACTCGATGAGCAGTTCGATTTGGGCCTGGTACGGCGAAGCGGCGAAAACGGCCGTCGGGTTTTTCTGGAAGAG is part of the Salinibacter sp. 10B genome and encodes:
- the ruvB gene encoding Holliday junction branch migration DNA helicase RuvB → MSDARSDALNPEAARSETDVEKLLRPQSLDEFIGQEKIKENLNVFMTAALQRGETLDHVLLSGPPGLGKTTLAHIIANEMSARIRTSSGPVLEKPADIAGVLTNLEEGDLLFIDEIHRLSPVVEEYLYSAMEDYRIDIVIDQGPNARTVQIDLPPFTLVGATTRKGLLTAPLRARFGIDFRYDYYSAEVLQAITQRSARILDVGTTDEGAFEIARRSRGTPRVANRLLRRTRDFAEVEGDGEITKEIADRALNALDVDEAGLDDMDTRILLTLIDNFDGGPTGLKNLAVSVGEESGTLEEVYEPYLIQEGFMERTPRGRVALQRAYDHFDRSSTSSADLFDQDGSRSSASSDNA
- the rpoN gene encoding RNA polymerase factor sigma-54 → MLELKQEQELQQKLSPQQIQYIKLLQLNTLDLDQRIKEELEENPLLEEGLDEEEQREEEELDATAEEMENELDTEEEEEFDVEDLLNNTDDMYGYNSPGYDADEEDRDRPMPADQTLAEQLQDQISFLNLDETDEIIADQIIGSIDEDGYLRRELESIIDDILFNQGVEVTEAEVEEVLTQVQSLDPAGIAARDLQECLLLQLYRMSEDVDGRQTAIEMLEDHYEAFTMKHFDKLKKRLDVNDKELKAAFDLIRQRLDPKPGEGEFSEETNYITPDFTVRYVDGEFVITLNGRNAPDLHISRHYRKMLEKLKAQKKSDEDGDIDEETRQFLKSKFDSARWFINSINQRRHTMSLVMDAIVQLQKDFFRYGEGHLKPMILKDIAEIIDMDISTVSRVVNGKYVQTEWGVYELKYFFSEGLETVDGEEVSNKEVKAELQRIVDDEDKTDPMSDQELADALEEQGFKIARRTVSKYRKHLGIPVARLRKEIVIEEGEDEAGRDA
- a CDS encoding heavy-metal-associated domain-containing protein, giving the protein MSTQTLTIDGMHCEHCVEAVREALESVRGVSVEHVEVGRADVAYDPSAVSEDQLATVLDDVGYELSSA
- a CDS encoding metal-sensitive transcriptional regulator, whose amino-acid sequence is MPISDADQDTLQSRLRRIEGQVRGLQRMVEEDRYCGDILDQIHSVQQALKSVGREIARNHLETCVTDAIRSGDEEAAQESYDEIMGLLKKEL
- a CDS encoding heavy metal translocating P-type ATPase: MSESTTQREPVPQNESVQGNGAPAGQDTCSVPPSETNGKTSAPAAEGRRLTLPVEGMSCASCAQRVEGALANVDGVTGASVNFATERAEVSVDDSEACVRELVEAIEDSGYDVRTAETTFTVQGMSCASCVSRVEDAIAALDGVLETNVNLATDRATVRYVPGTVAPADVTTAIRDAGYDVVDTDGGGDRSDVEKQAREEEKQSMKRRFFWALAFAIPVFVLEMGFMHVPTMKAWITEQVSTQTLYYVLFALTSVVQFGPGLYFYKHGWPALRNWSPDMNTLVMIGTSAAYGYSVVATFLPSVLPEGTVHVYYEAAATIVTLILAGNYMEALAKGRASDAIRALLNLQATTARVVRDGSEEEIDVRDVVPGDVIRVRPGEKVPVDGEVIGGSSYVDESMVTGEPDPVSKGEGDEVVGGTINKTGSFTFRATRVGEETVLSQIVEMVEEAQGSAPPIQSLADRVVKVFVPFVLATAAITFAIWMAFGPDPVLTYALVTAVSVLIIACPCAMGIATPISVMVGTGRAAELGVYVREGEALQALHTADIVALDKTGTLTKGQPEVTDFRPHNGFDEEDLLRWVASVETQSEHPIGEAIVARAQERELDLPDATDFDAIPGHGVQATVEGRTIAVGAARLMDRLDVSLDGQEAVADELANAAKTPLYVAVDGQLAAIVAVADPIKDSTPAALDALHELGIEVAMITGDDERTAQAIARELGIDRVQAEVLPEDKAEAIKSFQADGQTVAFVGDGINDAPALATADVGIAIGTGTDVAIESGDIVLMSGDLRGVPNAVHLSQHTLRNIKQNLFWAFAYNVVLIPVAAGVLYPSFGLLLSPALAALAMVFSDLFVIGNALRLRRLEVAVGTETTAASAAA
- a CDS encoding alpha/beta hydrolase; the encoded protein is MINPDRPEGYVSFDRVHDTLPEPTPVEVSGDVTLNILHVSGPAPALVFVHGGLGSLWNPYPQLHAFRGEQELLTYALAGNGESSYRPAQSIEGHVADLKHLLDVVGVDRPILHGHSYGTAIAIEYAKRHPVRGLVLHAGGDHDLTPAWEKPLLRLFLALRLYRLLGRNALMDVLARWVACHDDTPQAVINDILQSNPMPRRRSAWRTVTEAFWGYDGRDDLDCIEAPTLVLHGPADRIVPIDVARETARRLPEAVFCRIQRTGHVAMMERPIVYNRLLRALVRAVQTSRDLDAVLQGIEEVQRRDRGWYVAE
- a CDS encoding thioredoxin family protein; translation: MADTRTVEVFTAGCPLCSDIVSLVQDLACDSCDVHTVNLQEDDGHRRAREVGVETVPAVAVNGTLADCCRGGGVNEDDLRAAGVGKPL
- a CDS encoding heavy metal-responsive transcriptional regulator is translated as MDGMTRGEVAEKAGVNPETLRYYERKELIPKPPRSDGGFRLYGDSYVDRLRFIQRAKDLGFTLAEIKDLLELRVDDEATCRDVKVQTEEKIDEVEEKIRALERIRKALTQLAADCEASQGPTSECPILDAMANENALNLNASNST
- a CDS encoding mercuric transporter MerT family protein; its protein translation is MQESSNADTNWSLGTAIGAALGASACCTIPLALVSFGVGGAWIGSLTALAPYRWLFVGLALSALGYAGYNEWKMSRRTDCNCDTVVSSTTRRTLLGTGSLAVVLLIVSPWVFGGVSPAPSHQIPTTGAGSTAASESSTPASFRQVVLEVEGMTCKTCPVTVRRALSDVQGVYSAKATFEPPQAVVRFDPETTSVETLTQATKNAGFPSRPKSNS
- a CDS encoding GDCCVxC domain-containing (seleno)protein is translated as MQTISTITCPECGAEAEADMPTDSCQFFWTCDECDTTLRPQPGDCCVFCSYGSVPCPPVQRDEGCGRT